In the genome of Bosea sp. BIWAKO-01, the window TGGGGCTGTGGACGCACCTGCCCTGGCAGGCCCGCGCCATGGGTGTCGTGCTCTTCTTGGCTGCGCTGGCTGCCAGCATCTGGCATGTTGTTCGCACGCCCTTGCCGTCGCGGCGCGATGCGCTGGCGCGGCTCGACCAGTCGCTGCAAGGGGCGCATCGCCCGGCCTCGGCGCTGGAGGACAGTCTCGCCGTCGGTTCGAACGATCCGGTTTCCCAGGCGCTGTGGAAGCTTCACGTCGAGCGCCAGGGCGCGCAGATCGCCGGCTTGCGGGTCGCCCCGCCGCGGCCACGCATGGCGATGCGCGACCGGCTTGCCATTCGCGCCGTGCCGTTGCTTGCGGCCGTCACCGCCTTTTTTGTCGCTGGGCACGAGGCTGGGCCCCGTATCTCGGCTGCCTTTGACTGGCGTGGTCCGTCGGCGCCGGTTGCCGCCGCCCGGATCGATGCCTGGATCGATCCGCCCGCCTATACCCGCTTGCCGCCGATCCTGATCGACTTCGCCCGGCTGCACGGCACCGCCTTCACCGCGCCGGAAAAATCGACCGTCGTGATTCGCATCGCCGGCAAGAGCGGCATGGATGTCGTGACCACGGGCCGACTCGATGTGCTGCCACCGCCGCAGGCGAAGGATGGCAAGCCGGTCGAGGCAGCCTCTGTTGCCGTGCTGGAAAAGCGCTACATGCTGGCCGGCAATGGCACGCTCAGGATCACCGGCAGCGGCGCGCCTCAGACGACGCTCACCCTGACCGCAGTTGCTGACCAGCCGCCCCAGATCAGCTTCGTCGAGCCGCCGAAGCCGGTCAGCGGGGTGCAAGGCGGGCTGGGGCTGACGTTCCGCGCCAAGGATGATTACGGCATTGCCTCGGCCGAGGTCGTCGTCTCACGGACCGGGCCGCCATCGGGCGGGCGCTCGCTGGTCGAGCCGCCGAAACAGGCGCTCAGCGTTCCGTCCTCCCCATCCGGCGAGGAAGAACTGAAGAATACGGTCGATTTCTCGGCTCATCCCTGGGCCGGCGCCAATGTCAGGATGGTGCTCGTCGCCCGAGACGAAGCTGGGCAGGAGGGCCGCAGCGAGACGGTCGAGGTCGTCTTGCCGCAGCGCACCTTCACCAAGCCGCTCGCCAAGGCGCTGGTCGAGCAGAGACGCAAGCTCGTCATGGATGTCGACGCGCGCAAGCACGTCCAGCTCGCCATGGACGCGCTGCTGATCGAGCCTGGGCGCTTCATGAAGGAGGCCGGCGTCTATCTCGGCATGCGCATGATCGGCGAAAGGCTGCGGCGCGCCACCAATGACGACCAGTTGCGCGATGTCGCGGACCTGATGTGGGGCATGGCGCTCCAGCTCGAGGACGGCGATCTCTCCGATGCGGAGCGCGATCTGCGCGCCGCCCAGGAACGGCTGCAGCAGGCTCTGGAGCGCGGGGCGTCCGAGGAAGAGATCCGCAAGCTGACCGAAGATATGCGGCGGGCGCTCGACAAGTTCATGCGCGAGCTGGCCCAGCAGATGCAGCGCCAGCAGCAGAATGGCGACCAGAACCAGGCTCAACTGCCGGAGAATTTCCGCTCGGTGACGCCGCGCGATCTGCAGAACATGCTGAACCGGATCGAAGAGCTTTCCCGGCGCGGCGACATGGCCGAGGCTCAGCGGCTGATGGAGGAGCTGAACAACCTCCTCAACAATCTCCAGATGGCGCGGCCCGGCCAGCAGGATCCGCGGCAGCGCGAGATGAACCAGGCGCTCGGCGATCTCGACCGGATGACCCGCGACCAGCAGAACCTGCGCGATGAAACCTACCAGCAGGAACAGCAGCGTCAGAACCGGGCGCAGCAGGGCCGGCGCCCCGGCCAGCAGCAGGCGCGCCCTGGCCAGGGACAGCGTCAGCAGGGCCAGCGCGGGCAGCGCGGACAGCAGCAGCCGGGGCAGGAAGGCGAAGACGGCGAGGGCGAGGACGGGCAGCAGGGCGCCGAAGGCCAACAGGGTCAGGGGCAGGGGCTGTCGCAACGCCAGCAGGCTCTGCGCGAGCGCCTGCAGGATCTGCAGCGGCGGATGCGCGGCATGGGCGCCCCGGAGTCCGGCGAACTCGGCGAGGCCGAACAGGCCATGCGCGAGGCGGAAGGCCAGCTCGGCCAGGGGCAGGGCGAAGGCGCGCTCGAATCGCAAGGCAAGGCGCTCGATGCCCTGCGCCGTGGCGGGCAGAACCTTGCCCAGCAAATGCAGGGGCAACCGGGTGACGGCGACGGTACGGAGGGTGCCTTCGGCGAGCCGGACGGCCAGCCGGCCGGGCGGCCTTCGGCACAGCAGCGCGGTCGTGACGATCCGCTCGGACGGCCGCAGCGTCAGCGCGACTGGGCCGATGGCCGCGTGCGCGTGCCGGGAGCCGATGAAAGCGCGACGCAACGGGCACGGCGCATCCTCGAAGAGCTCCGCCGTCGTCTCGGAGATCCGTCCCGGCCGCTCGAAGAACTCGACTATCTCGAGCGGTTGCTCCGGCGGAACTGAGCGCCTTCAGGCCTTGCGGGAGCTTGCAACCAGCGCCCCGGCCACGATCAGCGCGCAGGATGCCGCGAGCAGCCAGCTCGCGGCCGCATAGCCCGCGATCACGAGGATGAGGGTGGAGAGCACCGGTGCGGCATAGGAGGCGACACCGAGGAAGGCGACGTCGCCGCGCTTCATGCCGATATCCCAGCAGATGAAGGCCAGCCCGATCGAGCCGAGACCGAGCCCGAGCGCGCCGCCCCATTCAACTGTCGTCAGCTGCCAGAGTGTCGTCTCGAAGGCCGCGTGGCACGCAAAGGCGGCCACAGCGCAGCCAAGCAAGGTGACGCCGAGGCTCTCGGACGGAACCTCGGCAAACCGGCGCGATAGGACCGAGTAGCTCGCCCAGACGAAGGCGCCCAGCGCGGCAAGTCCGTGCCCGAGCGAGAGCCCGCCGCCTGCGTCGAGCCCGCCCGAGATCAGCAGCGCCGTCGCCGCGAGCCCGATCAATGCCCCGATCAGATGCCGGAGCTTCAGGCGTCCGCCCGGCAGCAGCGCGGCAAAGAGCACGATCAGCAATGGCCAGAGATAGTGGATCAGATTGGCCTCGGCCGCCGGCGCGGTCTTGACCGCGGCATAGTAGAGCGCGGTGTCGCCGAAGGGGCCGTAGAGGCCAAGCGCGAAAGAGCCCCAGGTCGGCCGAACCCTGCGCAGTTGCCCACGTGCGGCGGTGATGCAGAGGATCAGCAAGCCGCCGATGGCAAACGTCATGCCGACGAGCTGGAACGGCGGTACGCGACCGGACATGGCCGTGAACAGCGCCAGCGTCGACCAGAGCAGGATGGCGCCAAATCCGGTGAGGGTCGCGGTGCGGGAGGTCATCGGCG includes:
- a CDS encoding TIGR02302 family protein, translated to MKEAQRRTALDPIGSIRQRLGRLAAVSRASLAWERLWPRLWLPAAVILTFLALSWLGLWTHLPWQARAMGVVLFLAALAASIWHVVRTPLPSRRDALARLDQSLQGAHRPASALEDSLAVGSNDPVSQALWKLHVERQGAQIAGLRVAPPRPRMAMRDRLAIRAVPLLAAVTAFFVAGHEAGPRISAAFDWRGPSAPVAAARIDAWIDPPAYTRLPPILIDFARLHGTAFTAPEKSTVVIRIAGKSGMDVVTTGRLDVLPPPQAKDGKPVEAASVAVLEKRYMLAGNGTLRITGSGAPQTTLTLTAVADQPPQISFVEPPKPVSGVQGGLGLTFRAKDDYGIASAEVVVSRTGPPSGGRSLVEPPKQALSVPSSPSGEEELKNTVDFSAHPWAGANVRMVLVARDEAGQEGRSETVEVVLPQRTFTKPLAKALVEQRRKLVMDVDARKHVQLAMDALLIEPGRFMKEAGVYLGMRMIGERLRRATNDDQLRDVADLMWGMALQLEDGDLSDAERDLRAAQERLQQALERGASEEEIRKLTEDMRRALDKFMRELAQQMQRQQQNGDQNQAQLPENFRSVTPRDLQNMLNRIEELSRRGDMAEAQRLMEELNNLLNNLQMARPGQQDPRQREMNQALGDLDRMTRDQQNLRDETYQQEQQRQNRAQQGRRPGQQQARPGQGQRQQGQRGQRGQQQPGQEGEDGEGEDGQQGAEGQQGQGQGLSQRQQALRERLQDLQRRMRGMGAPESGELGEAEQAMREAEGQLGQGQGEGALESQGKALDALRRGGQNLAQQMQGQPGDGDGTEGAFGEPDGQPAGRPSAQQRGRDDPLGRPQRQRDWADGRVRVPGADESATQRARRILEELRRRLGDPSRPLEELDYLERLLRRN
- a CDS encoding DMT family transporter, which produces MTSRTATLTGFGAILLWSTLALFTAMSGRVPPFQLVGMTFAIGGLLILCITAARGQLRRVRPTWGSFALGLYGPFGDTALYYAAVKTAPAAEANLIHYLWPLLIVLFAALLPGGRLKLRHLIGALIGLAATALLISGGLDAGGGLSLGHGLAALGAFVWASYSVLSRRFAEVPSESLGVTLLGCAVAAFACHAAFETTLWQLTTVEWGGALGLGLGSIGLAFICWDIGMKRGDVAFLGVASYAAPVLSTLILVIAGYAAASWLLAASCALIVAGALVASSRKA